A single genomic interval of Lathyrus oleraceus cultivar Zhongwan6 chromosome 7, CAAS_Psat_ZW6_1.0, whole genome shotgun sequence harbors:
- the LOC127101517 gene encoding 60S ribosomal protein L6-1, which produces MAPKERAPRVSRNPDLIRGIGKFSKSQMYHKRGIWAIKAKNGGVLPRHDPKPKPETPAEKPPKFYPADDVKKPLLNKHKPKPTKLRASITPGTVLILLAGRFKGKRVVFLKQLPSGLLLVTGPFKINGVPLRRVNQSYVIGTSTKVDISAVNVSNFDDKYFSKDAKKKKSKGEGEFFESDKEEKKVLPQEKKDEQKTVDAALIKAIESVPDLKTYLGARFSLKAGVKPHELVF; this is translated from the exons ATGGCGCCGAAGGAGAGAGCACCTAGGGTTAGCAGAAACCCTGATTTGATCAGGGGAATTGGAAAATTCTCAAAGTCTCAGATGTACCACAAGAGAGGTATTTGGGCTATTAAGGCCAAAAACGGCGGCGTTTTACCTCGCCATGATCCCAAACCTAAGCCTGAAACCCCTGCTGAGAAACCACCCAAATTTTACCCTGCTGATGATGTTAAGAAACCCCTTCTTAACAAGCATAAGCCTAAACCTACCAAGCTCAG GGCCAGCATTACCCCAGGAACAGTGCTGATTCTTCTTGCTGGAAGATTCAAGGGAAAGAGGGTTGTGTTTCTGAAGCAGCTTCCTTCTGGATTGCTTCTTGTAACTG GTCCCTTCAAAATTAATGGGGTTCCCTTGAGACGTGTGAATCAGTCTTATGTGATTGGCACATCCACCAAAGTGGATATCTCCGCTGTCAATGTGAGCAACTTTGACGATAAGTATTTTTCAAAGGACGCCAAGAAAAAGAAGAGCAAAGGAGAAGGCGAATTCTTTGAGTCAGACAAAGAG GAGAAAAAAGTTTTACCTCAGGAGAAGAAAGATGAACAGAAAACTGTTGATGCTGCATTGATTAAAGCGATTGAGAGTGTCCCGGATTTGAAGACTTATCTAGGTGCTAGGTTTTCTCTCAAGGCTGGCGTGAAGCCACATGAGCTAGTCTTTTAG
- the LOC127101518 gene encoding transcription factor TFIIIB component B'' isoform X1: MENLFDDIAPTPTTRARPGARFAPRAKPKQPPRKNVSASKDENNVHVASSTTHNESEGVSQIESHNAVTVAFSIEEPIKSGLNNVHLVIDVENELNNVAAPSTISSTIVKVDELPQNGEGSFLGTDKNLEVDNSREVTLNVGFESASGDNNTAIPESNSHSNFEFGQVGEVLSAEIELDPFSNVLPDPGTGNARKFQPKVKPRPRVSNTPVIASASSDFLNMTSEAVVHDGTGDLLSSFDKSAAENADILLGLESLDGILNQAATATGKPDLKSSNVKGTEENFVLPEYDNKSRSEPQEGANLNPGCPIDNVYDYQSMKSGTNPTSEIPRHEVLTNSSDSPTLADFLQLDGTREKEDANETKISLKKHKISSIAVVDDDGVKTLRQPRKQAVRKPAKTSLNEAIEDDDVLNPPYDADGDELEEKDDEYEVDYSSKKKRASTSSKKKSVAKNGKTSGKRKKANDDIEKVTEAPLKIRKTSGKRKKANDDIEKVSEAPPKKFPHSSRRRKRCVDKALLDDEFLDQRTLPIRDIILLAEYKERLAKKEAATSKVSSTNQSDRDVLHEADANNEEEFFGSDDEFRDPDDYDQASEKFTSTAPLLNYQSFMNKAPRAKWSKQDTELFYKAVSFCTDFEMIQKLFFPDKTRHQVKLKYKNEERQHPLRLSNAVNNHATDLCHFKLVAESLQQTSNKVEQDTASDDAPDFMPGEEVEDPTPGTNEEVATTQKDDIGVKDQEDPMEDQNLGQSDDSEDELQKWAQYQSAI, from the exons ATGGAAAATCTTTTTGATGATATTGCTCCTACTCCTACTACACGTG CTAGACCAGGTGCCAGGTTTGCGCCTAGGGCTAAACCGAAACAGCCGCCTCGAAAGAATGTATCTGCATCAAAAGATGAGAACAATGTGCACGTTGCTTCATCAACCACTCACAATGAATCAGAAGGAGTTTCACAGATTGAATCTCATAATGCAGTTACTGTAGCTTTCTCGATTGAAGAACCTATCAAGTCTGGTCTCAATAATG TTCACCTTGTTATTGATGTAGAGAATGAATTGAATAATGTGGCTGCCCCGTCTACTATCTCCTCAACAATAGTTAAGGTGGATGAACTGCCTCAAAACGGGGAAGGTTCATTTCTCGGTACAGACAAAAATTTGGAAGTTGATAATTCACGGGAAGTTACCTTAAACGTGGGCTTCGAAAGTGCTTCGGGCGACAACAACACTGCAATACCTGAGAGTAACAGTCATTCAAATTTTGAGTTTGGACAGGTGGGAGAG GTATTGTCTGCCGAAATTGAGTTGGATCCTTTCAGCAATGTCCTCCCTGATCCTGGCACTGGGAATG CTCGTAAGTTTCAACCCAAGGTTAAGCCACGGCCTAGAGTCAGCAATACACCAGTTATTGCTTCTGCTTCATCTG ATTTCCTGAATATGACCTCAGAGGCTGTAGTTCATGATGGAACTGGAGATTTGCTTTCTAGCTTTGATAAATCAGCTGCAGAG AATGCAGATATTCTTTTGGGGCTAGAATCACTTGATGGCATTCTCAACCAAGCTGCAACTGCTACAG GAAAACCAGATCTTAAATCTTCCAATGTGAAGGGTACAGAGGAAAATTTTGTCCTTCCAGAATATGATAACAAAAGTAGGTCGGAACCACAG GAAGGTGCAAACTTGAATCCTGGCTGCCCAATTGACAATGTCTATGATTATCAATCCATGAAATCTGGCACTAACCCGACATCTGAAATTCCAAGGCATGAAGTGTTGACAAATTCTTCTGATAGTCCCACATTGGCCGACTTTTTGCAGCTAGATGGTACTAGAGAGAAAGAA GATGCTAATGAGACAAAAATATCTCTAAAGAAGCATAAAATATCGTCTATTGCTGTTGTGGATGATGACGGTGTTAAAACCTTAAGGCAACCGAGAAAACAAGCAGTTCGTAAACCCGCTAAAACCTCATTGAATGAGGCTATTGAGGATGACGATGTCCTCAACCCTCCTTATGATGCTGATGGAGATGAACTTGAAGAAAAGGATGATGAGTACGAAGTGGATTATTCATCCAAAAAGAAAAGAGCATCAACAAGTTCTAAGAAGAAATCCGTGGCTAAAAATGGAAAAACATCTGGTAAAAGGAAGAAGGCTAATGATGATATTGAAAAGGTTACTGAAGCACCTCTTAAAATTCGAAAAACATCTGGAAAACGCAAGAAGGCTAATGATGATATCGAAAAGGTTTCTGAAGCACCTCCTAAAAAGTTCCCGCATTCATCTCGACGAAGAAAAAGATGTG TGGACAAGGCTCTGCTGGATGATGAATTTCTTGATCAGCGAACATTACCTATTAGGGATATTATTTTACTTGCAGAGTATAAGGAGCGATTGGCG aaaaaggaggcagcaacTTCTAAAGTATCTTCcaccaatcaaag CGACAGGGATGTTCTTCATGAGGCTGATGCTAATAATGAAGAGGAGTTTTTTGGTTCAGATGATGAATTTAGAGACCCTGATGATTATGATCAGGCAAGTGAGAAGTTTACATCAACTGCTCCCTTGTTGAATTACCAGTCTTTCATGAACAAGGCACCTAGGGCAAAATGGTCAAAGCAAGATACAGAACTGTTTTATAAG GCTGTTAGTTTCTGCACAGATTTTGAAATGATACAAAAACTTTTTTTCCCTGATAAAACACGCCATCAAGTTAAGCTGAAGTACAAGAACGAAGAACGGCAACATCCTTTACGGTTATCTAATGCTGTGAATAATCATGCAACAG ATCTTTGCCATTTTAAGCTGGTGGCTGAGAGTCTGCAACAAACTTCTAATAAGGTAGAACAAGATACAGCTAGTGATGATGCCCCAGATTTTATGCCAGGGGAGGAGGTTGAGGACCCGACACCTGGAACTAAT GAAGAGGTTGCAACAACTCAGAAGGACGACATCGGAGTTAAAGATCAGGAAGATCCCATGGAAGATCAAAATCTGGGGCAATCTGATGATAGTGAGGATGAGTTGCAAAAATGGGCTCAGTATCAAAGTGCTATTTAG
- the LOC127101518 gene encoding transcription factor TFIIIB component B'' isoform X2, producing the protein MENLFDDIAPTPTTRARPGARFAPRAKPKQPPRKNVSASKDENNVHVASSTTHNESEGVSQIESHNAVTVAFSIEEPIKSGLNNVHLVIDVENELNNVAAPSTISSTIVKVDELPQNGEGSFLGTDKNLEVDNSREVTLNVGFESASGDNNTAIPESNSHSNFEFGQVLSAEIELDPFSNVLPDPGTGNARKFQPKVKPRPRVSNTPVIASASSDFLNMTSEAVVHDGTGDLLSSFDKSAAENADILLGLESLDGILNQAATATGKPDLKSSNVKGTEENFVLPEYDNKSRSEPQEGANLNPGCPIDNVYDYQSMKSGTNPTSEIPRHEVLTNSSDSPTLADFLQLDGTREKEDANETKISLKKHKISSIAVVDDDGVKTLRQPRKQAVRKPAKTSLNEAIEDDDVLNPPYDADGDELEEKDDEYEVDYSSKKKRASTSSKKKSVAKNGKTSGKRKKANDDIEKVTEAPLKIRKTSGKRKKANDDIEKVSEAPPKKFPHSSRRRKRCVDKALLDDEFLDQRTLPIRDIILLAEYKERLAKKEAATSKVSSTNQSDRDVLHEADANNEEEFFGSDDEFRDPDDYDQASEKFTSTAPLLNYQSFMNKAPRAKWSKQDTELFYKAVSFCTDFEMIQKLFFPDKTRHQVKLKYKNEERQHPLRLSNAVNNHATDLCHFKLVAESLQQTSNKVEQDTASDDAPDFMPGEEVEDPTPGTNEEVATTQKDDIGVKDQEDPMEDQNLGQSDDSEDELQKWAQYQSAI; encoded by the exons ATGGAAAATCTTTTTGATGATATTGCTCCTACTCCTACTACACGTG CTAGACCAGGTGCCAGGTTTGCGCCTAGGGCTAAACCGAAACAGCCGCCTCGAAAGAATGTATCTGCATCAAAAGATGAGAACAATGTGCACGTTGCTTCATCAACCACTCACAATGAATCAGAAGGAGTTTCACAGATTGAATCTCATAATGCAGTTACTGTAGCTTTCTCGATTGAAGAACCTATCAAGTCTGGTCTCAATAATG TTCACCTTGTTATTGATGTAGAGAATGAATTGAATAATGTGGCTGCCCCGTCTACTATCTCCTCAACAATAGTTAAGGTGGATGAACTGCCTCAAAACGGGGAAGGTTCATTTCTCGGTACAGACAAAAATTTGGAAGTTGATAATTCACGGGAAGTTACCTTAAACGTGGGCTTCGAAAGTGCTTCGGGCGACAACAACACTGCAATACCTGAGAGTAACAGTCATTCAAATTTTGAGTTTGGACAG GTATTGTCTGCCGAAATTGAGTTGGATCCTTTCAGCAATGTCCTCCCTGATCCTGGCACTGGGAATG CTCGTAAGTTTCAACCCAAGGTTAAGCCACGGCCTAGAGTCAGCAATACACCAGTTATTGCTTCTGCTTCATCTG ATTTCCTGAATATGACCTCAGAGGCTGTAGTTCATGATGGAACTGGAGATTTGCTTTCTAGCTTTGATAAATCAGCTGCAGAG AATGCAGATATTCTTTTGGGGCTAGAATCACTTGATGGCATTCTCAACCAAGCTGCAACTGCTACAG GAAAACCAGATCTTAAATCTTCCAATGTGAAGGGTACAGAGGAAAATTTTGTCCTTCCAGAATATGATAACAAAAGTAGGTCGGAACCACAG GAAGGTGCAAACTTGAATCCTGGCTGCCCAATTGACAATGTCTATGATTATCAATCCATGAAATCTGGCACTAACCCGACATCTGAAATTCCAAGGCATGAAGTGTTGACAAATTCTTCTGATAGTCCCACATTGGCCGACTTTTTGCAGCTAGATGGTACTAGAGAGAAAGAA GATGCTAATGAGACAAAAATATCTCTAAAGAAGCATAAAATATCGTCTATTGCTGTTGTGGATGATGACGGTGTTAAAACCTTAAGGCAACCGAGAAAACAAGCAGTTCGTAAACCCGCTAAAACCTCATTGAATGAGGCTATTGAGGATGACGATGTCCTCAACCCTCCTTATGATGCTGATGGAGATGAACTTGAAGAAAAGGATGATGAGTACGAAGTGGATTATTCATCCAAAAAGAAAAGAGCATCAACAAGTTCTAAGAAGAAATCCGTGGCTAAAAATGGAAAAACATCTGGTAAAAGGAAGAAGGCTAATGATGATATTGAAAAGGTTACTGAAGCACCTCTTAAAATTCGAAAAACATCTGGAAAACGCAAGAAGGCTAATGATGATATCGAAAAGGTTTCTGAAGCACCTCCTAAAAAGTTCCCGCATTCATCTCGACGAAGAAAAAGATGTG TGGACAAGGCTCTGCTGGATGATGAATTTCTTGATCAGCGAACATTACCTATTAGGGATATTATTTTACTTGCAGAGTATAAGGAGCGATTGGCG aaaaaggaggcagcaacTTCTAAAGTATCTTCcaccaatcaaag CGACAGGGATGTTCTTCATGAGGCTGATGCTAATAATGAAGAGGAGTTTTTTGGTTCAGATGATGAATTTAGAGACCCTGATGATTATGATCAGGCAAGTGAGAAGTTTACATCAACTGCTCCCTTGTTGAATTACCAGTCTTTCATGAACAAGGCACCTAGGGCAAAATGGTCAAAGCAAGATACAGAACTGTTTTATAAG GCTGTTAGTTTCTGCACAGATTTTGAAATGATACAAAAACTTTTTTTCCCTGATAAAACACGCCATCAAGTTAAGCTGAAGTACAAGAACGAAGAACGGCAACATCCTTTACGGTTATCTAATGCTGTGAATAATCATGCAACAG ATCTTTGCCATTTTAAGCTGGTGGCTGAGAGTCTGCAACAAACTTCTAATAAGGTAGAACAAGATACAGCTAGTGATGATGCCCCAGATTTTATGCCAGGGGAGGAGGTTGAGGACCCGACACCTGGAACTAAT GAAGAGGTTGCAACAACTCAGAAGGACGACATCGGAGTTAAAGATCAGGAAGATCCCATGGAAGATCAAAATCTGGGGCAATCTGATGATAGTGAGGATGAGTTGCAAAAATGGGCTCAGTATCAAAGTGCTATTTAG
- the LOC127101518 gene encoding transcription factor TFIIIB component B'' isoform X3 encodes MENLFDDIAPTPTTRARPGARFAPRAKPKQPPRKNVSASKDENNVHVASSTTHNESEGVSQIESHNAVTVAFSIEEPIKSGLNNENELNNVAAPSTISSTIVKVDELPQNGEGSFLGTDKNLEVDNSREVTLNVGFESASGDNNTAIPESNSHSNFEFGQVGEVLSAEIELDPFSNVLPDPGTGNARKFQPKVKPRPRVSNTPVIASASSDFLNMTSEAVVHDGTGDLLSSFDKSAAENADILLGLESLDGILNQAATATGKPDLKSSNVKGTEENFVLPEYDNKSRSEPQEGANLNPGCPIDNVYDYQSMKSGTNPTSEIPRHEVLTNSSDSPTLADFLQLDGTREKEDANETKISLKKHKISSIAVVDDDGVKTLRQPRKQAVRKPAKTSLNEAIEDDDVLNPPYDADGDELEEKDDEYEVDYSSKKKRASTSSKKKSVAKNGKTSGKRKKANDDIEKVTEAPLKIRKTSGKRKKANDDIEKVSEAPPKKFPHSSRRRKRCVDKALLDDEFLDQRTLPIRDIILLAEYKERLAKKEAATSKVSSTNQSDRDVLHEADANNEEEFFGSDDEFRDPDDYDQASEKFTSTAPLLNYQSFMNKAPRAKWSKQDTELFYKAVSFCTDFEMIQKLFFPDKTRHQVKLKYKNEERQHPLRLSNAVNNHATDLCHFKLVAESLQQTSNKVEQDTASDDAPDFMPGEEVEDPTPGTNEEVATTQKDDIGVKDQEDPMEDQNLGQSDDSEDELQKWAQYQSAI; translated from the exons ATGGAAAATCTTTTTGATGATATTGCTCCTACTCCTACTACACGTG CTAGACCAGGTGCCAGGTTTGCGCCTAGGGCTAAACCGAAACAGCCGCCTCGAAAGAATGTATCTGCATCAAAAGATGAGAACAATGTGCACGTTGCTTCATCAACCACTCACAATGAATCAGAAGGAGTTTCACAGATTGAATCTCATAATGCAGTTACTGTAGCTTTCTCGATTGAAGAACCTATCAAGTCTGGTCTCAATAATG AGAATGAATTGAATAATGTGGCTGCCCCGTCTACTATCTCCTCAACAATAGTTAAGGTGGATGAACTGCCTCAAAACGGGGAAGGTTCATTTCTCGGTACAGACAAAAATTTGGAAGTTGATAATTCACGGGAAGTTACCTTAAACGTGGGCTTCGAAAGTGCTTCGGGCGACAACAACACTGCAATACCTGAGAGTAACAGTCATTCAAATTTTGAGTTTGGACAGGTGGGAGAG GTATTGTCTGCCGAAATTGAGTTGGATCCTTTCAGCAATGTCCTCCCTGATCCTGGCACTGGGAATG CTCGTAAGTTTCAACCCAAGGTTAAGCCACGGCCTAGAGTCAGCAATACACCAGTTATTGCTTCTGCTTCATCTG ATTTCCTGAATATGACCTCAGAGGCTGTAGTTCATGATGGAACTGGAGATTTGCTTTCTAGCTTTGATAAATCAGCTGCAGAG AATGCAGATATTCTTTTGGGGCTAGAATCACTTGATGGCATTCTCAACCAAGCTGCAACTGCTACAG GAAAACCAGATCTTAAATCTTCCAATGTGAAGGGTACAGAGGAAAATTTTGTCCTTCCAGAATATGATAACAAAAGTAGGTCGGAACCACAG GAAGGTGCAAACTTGAATCCTGGCTGCCCAATTGACAATGTCTATGATTATCAATCCATGAAATCTGGCACTAACCCGACATCTGAAATTCCAAGGCATGAAGTGTTGACAAATTCTTCTGATAGTCCCACATTGGCCGACTTTTTGCAGCTAGATGGTACTAGAGAGAAAGAA GATGCTAATGAGACAAAAATATCTCTAAAGAAGCATAAAATATCGTCTATTGCTGTTGTGGATGATGACGGTGTTAAAACCTTAAGGCAACCGAGAAAACAAGCAGTTCGTAAACCCGCTAAAACCTCATTGAATGAGGCTATTGAGGATGACGATGTCCTCAACCCTCCTTATGATGCTGATGGAGATGAACTTGAAGAAAAGGATGATGAGTACGAAGTGGATTATTCATCCAAAAAGAAAAGAGCATCAACAAGTTCTAAGAAGAAATCCGTGGCTAAAAATGGAAAAACATCTGGTAAAAGGAAGAAGGCTAATGATGATATTGAAAAGGTTACTGAAGCACCTCTTAAAATTCGAAAAACATCTGGAAAACGCAAGAAGGCTAATGATGATATCGAAAAGGTTTCTGAAGCACCTCCTAAAAAGTTCCCGCATTCATCTCGACGAAGAAAAAGATGTG TGGACAAGGCTCTGCTGGATGATGAATTTCTTGATCAGCGAACATTACCTATTAGGGATATTATTTTACTTGCAGAGTATAAGGAGCGATTGGCG aaaaaggaggcagcaacTTCTAAAGTATCTTCcaccaatcaaag CGACAGGGATGTTCTTCATGAGGCTGATGCTAATAATGAAGAGGAGTTTTTTGGTTCAGATGATGAATTTAGAGACCCTGATGATTATGATCAGGCAAGTGAGAAGTTTACATCAACTGCTCCCTTGTTGAATTACCAGTCTTTCATGAACAAGGCACCTAGGGCAAAATGGTCAAAGCAAGATACAGAACTGTTTTATAAG GCTGTTAGTTTCTGCACAGATTTTGAAATGATACAAAAACTTTTTTTCCCTGATAAAACACGCCATCAAGTTAAGCTGAAGTACAAGAACGAAGAACGGCAACATCCTTTACGGTTATCTAATGCTGTGAATAATCATGCAACAG ATCTTTGCCATTTTAAGCTGGTGGCTGAGAGTCTGCAACAAACTTCTAATAAGGTAGAACAAGATACAGCTAGTGATGATGCCCCAGATTTTATGCCAGGGGAGGAGGTTGAGGACCCGACACCTGGAACTAAT GAAGAGGTTGCAACAACTCAGAAGGACGACATCGGAGTTAAAGATCAGGAAGATCCCATGGAAGATCAAAATCTGGGGCAATCTGATGATAGTGAGGATGAGTTGCAAAAATGGGCTCAGTATCAAAGTGCTATTTAG
- the LOC127101518 gene encoding transcription factor TFIIIB component B'' isoform X4, with amino-acid sequence MPVHLVIDVENELNNVAAPSTISSTIVKVDELPQNGEGSFLGTDKNLEVDNSREVTLNVGFESASGDNNTAIPESNSHSNFEFGQVGEVLSAEIELDPFSNVLPDPGTGNARKFQPKVKPRPRVSNTPVIASASSDFLNMTSEAVVHDGTGDLLSSFDKSAAENADILLGLESLDGILNQAATATGKPDLKSSNVKGTEENFVLPEYDNKSRSEPQEGANLNPGCPIDNVYDYQSMKSGTNPTSEIPRHEVLTNSSDSPTLADFLQLDGTREKEDANETKISLKKHKISSIAVVDDDGVKTLRQPRKQAVRKPAKTSLNEAIEDDDVLNPPYDADGDELEEKDDEYEVDYSSKKKRASTSSKKKSVAKNGKTSGKRKKANDDIEKVTEAPLKIRKTSGKRKKANDDIEKVSEAPPKKFPHSSRRRKRCVDKALLDDEFLDQRTLPIRDIILLAEYKERLAKKEAATSKVSSTNQSDRDVLHEADANNEEEFFGSDDEFRDPDDYDQASEKFTSTAPLLNYQSFMNKAPRAKWSKQDTELFYKAVSFCTDFEMIQKLFFPDKTRHQVKLKYKNEERQHPLRLSNAVNNHATDLCHFKLVAESLQQTSNKVEQDTASDDAPDFMPGEEVEDPTPGTNEEVATTQKDDIGVKDQEDPMEDQNLGQSDDSEDELQKWAQYQSAI; translated from the exons ATG CCAGTTCACCTTGTTATTGATGTAGAGAATGAATTGAATAATGTGGCTGCCCCGTCTACTATCTCCTCAACAATAGTTAAGGTGGATGAACTGCCTCAAAACGGGGAAGGTTCATTTCTCGGTACAGACAAAAATTTGGAAGTTGATAATTCACGGGAAGTTACCTTAAACGTGGGCTTCGAAAGTGCTTCGGGCGACAACAACACTGCAATACCTGAGAGTAACAGTCATTCAAATTTTGAGTTTGGACAGGTGGGAGAG GTATTGTCTGCCGAAATTGAGTTGGATCCTTTCAGCAATGTCCTCCCTGATCCTGGCACTGGGAATG CTCGTAAGTTTCAACCCAAGGTTAAGCCACGGCCTAGAGTCAGCAATACACCAGTTATTGCTTCTGCTTCATCTG ATTTCCTGAATATGACCTCAGAGGCTGTAGTTCATGATGGAACTGGAGATTTGCTTTCTAGCTTTGATAAATCAGCTGCAGAG AATGCAGATATTCTTTTGGGGCTAGAATCACTTGATGGCATTCTCAACCAAGCTGCAACTGCTACAG GAAAACCAGATCTTAAATCTTCCAATGTGAAGGGTACAGAGGAAAATTTTGTCCTTCCAGAATATGATAACAAAAGTAGGTCGGAACCACAG GAAGGTGCAAACTTGAATCCTGGCTGCCCAATTGACAATGTCTATGATTATCAATCCATGAAATCTGGCACTAACCCGACATCTGAAATTCCAAGGCATGAAGTGTTGACAAATTCTTCTGATAGTCCCACATTGGCCGACTTTTTGCAGCTAGATGGTACTAGAGAGAAAGAA GATGCTAATGAGACAAAAATATCTCTAAAGAAGCATAAAATATCGTCTATTGCTGTTGTGGATGATGACGGTGTTAAAACCTTAAGGCAACCGAGAAAACAAGCAGTTCGTAAACCCGCTAAAACCTCATTGAATGAGGCTATTGAGGATGACGATGTCCTCAACCCTCCTTATGATGCTGATGGAGATGAACTTGAAGAAAAGGATGATGAGTACGAAGTGGATTATTCATCCAAAAAGAAAAGAGCATCAACAAGTTCTAAGAAGAAATCCGTGGCTAAAAATGGAAAAACATCTGGTAAAAGGAAGAAGGCTAATGATGATATTGAAAAGGTTACTGAAGCACCTCTTAAAATTCGAAAAACATCTGGAAAACGCAAGAAGGCTAATGATGATATCGAAAAGGTTTCTGAAGCACCTCCTAAAAAGTTCCCGCATTCATCTCGACGAAGAAAAAGATGTG TGGACAAGGCTCTGCTGGATGATGAATTTCTTGATCAGCGAACATTACCTATTAGGGATATTATTTTACTTGCAGAGTATAAGGAGCGATTGGCG aaaaaggaggcagcaacTTCTAAAGTATCTTCcaccaatcaaag CGACAGGGATGTTCTTCATGAGGCTGATGCTAATAATGAAGAGGAGTTTTTTGGTTCAGATGATGAATTTAGAGACCCTGATGATTATGATCAGGCAAGTGAGAAGTTTACATCAACTGCTCCCTTGTTGAATTACCAGTCTTTCATGAACAAGGCACCTAGGGCAAAATGGTCAAAGCAAGATACAGAACTGTTTTATAAG GCTGTTAGTTTCTGCACAGATTTTGAAATGATACAAAAACTTTTTTTCCCTGATAAAACACGCCATCAAGTTAAGCTGAAGTACAAGAACGAAGAACGGCAACATCCTTTACGGTTATCTAATGCTGTGAATAATCATGCAACAG ATCTTTGCCATTTTAAGCTGGTGGCTGAGAGTCTGCAACAAACTTCTAATAAGGTAGAACAAGATACAGCTAGTGATGATGCCCCAGATTTTATGCCAGGGGAGGAGGTTGAGGACCCGACACCTGGAACTAAT GAAGAGGTTGCAACAACTCAGAAGGACGACATCGGAGTTAAAGATCAGGAAGATCCCATGGAAGATCAAAATCTGGGGCAATCTGATGATAGTGAGGATGAGTTGCAAAAATGGGCTCAGTATCAAAGTGCTATTTAG